The Bremerella cremea genome window below encodes:
- a CDS encoding TolC family protein has product MLRRYTKWIVVLTTCLSTGLSGCSLKCWKYDDCPDPPAYNESLIAEYAGRGLTIEDPVPNLCEDEDYLAIPESPDNITADNINPESGYWDMSLEEAIRLTLQNSEVMKNLGGVLRTPFAYSTIYDPAIVYTDGRFGEEAALSAFDATFGANAYFEKNDHRVNNFTVGNNGYFQQDLHNYEVNLSKRNATGGLMTLRSVTQYDYNNNPQRIFSAGWDTYVDAELRQPLLQGAGVLYNRIAGPNGEPGFANGVLIARTRTDISLADFEISLRNLVSDVENAYWDLYFAYRDLDVKINARNHVLEVWKNAYANVEANKKSADTEAQAREQYFRFQTDVVNALNGRLVQRTQNNNGSLGGTFNNPGGVRVAERRLRFIIGLTQTNGRLIRPSTEAPVAKVNFDWPDIASEALARRPELRRQKWVIKQNELELLANRNFLKPNLDVIARYRQRGFGPQYWDNNGIPGQQGAVQSLTGNDFGEYQLGVEFNMPIGFRRAHAAVRSSELTVARSKAILEEEEKQVMYGLSNAYAEIKRAYEVMELLFNRREAAFAQEATVRAAYDAGKAPIDLLLEAQRRVIDSSTLFNQARIDYALAIKNVHYEKGSLLEFYQITMAEGPWPQKAYNDALTRDLLKRRAHSDYIINEAVIGQPEKVTETLVAKPHAEPIVPPSKTMPELPSPAEVDAAPMMPTGSLPLLDNPLRTVSSRPGPADQPSDPIVPTANPAAAKPAAPLPSIGQLVPPGNAIPQGSRIQTKQAQPGDSVSFGNEKSREAIWLH; this is encoded by the coding sequence ATGCTCCGTCGCTATACGAAATGGATTGTGGTTCTTACCACATGCCTCTCGACGGGCCTGAGCGGCTGTTCGTTGAAATGCTGGAAATACGACGACTGCCCTGATCCTCCAGCCTACAATGAAAGCCTGATTGCCGAATACGCTGGGCGTGGTCTTACCATTGAAGATCCGGTTCCTAATCTCTGCGAAGACGAAGATTATCTCGCAATCCCGGAATCTCCCGATAACATCACCGCAGATAACATCAACCCAGAATCAGGCTACTGGGATATGTCCCTGGAAGAGGCGATTCGCCTCACCCTGCAGAACTCCGAAGTGATGAAAAACCTTGGTGGCGTGCTGCGAACACCATTTGCTTATTCCACCATTTACGATCCCGCAATCGTTTACACCGATGGTCGCTTCGGTGAGGAAGCGGCGCTGAGCGCGTTTGACGCCACCTTTGGTGCGAATGCCTATTTCGAAAAGAATGATCACCGGGTTAACAACTTCACCGTCGGTAACAACGGCTACTTCCAGCAAGACTTGCACAACTACGAAGTCAACCTCTCCAAACGGAATGCCACCGGTGGTTTGATGACTTTGCGAAGCGTTACGCAGTACGACTACAACAACAACCCGCAGCGCATCTTCAGCGCCGGCTGGGATACCTACGTTGATGCGGAATTGCGTCAGCCGTTGCTGCAAGGCGCCGGCGTTCTCTACAACCGCATCGCCGGCCCCAACGGCGAGCCAGGTTTCGCCAACGGCGTGTTGATTGCTCGCACCCGAACCGACATCAGCTTGGCCGACTTTGAAATCTCGCTACGAAACCTGGTTAGCGACGTCGAGAATGCCTACTGGGACTTGTACTTCGCTTACCGCGATTTAGATGTCAAAATCAACGCTAGAAACCATGTGTTGGAAGTTTGGAAGAACGCCTACGCCAACGTCGAAGCCAACAAAAAATCGGCGGATACAGAAGCCCAGGCACGCGAACAATACTTCCGCTTTCAGACGGACGTCGTTAACGCGCTTAACGGTCGGCTTGTTCAACGTACCCAAAACAACAACGGTTCTCTGGGTGGCACCTTCAACAACCCAGGGGGCGTCCGCGTAGCCGAACGACGGTTGCGTTTTATCATCGGGCTGACGCAAACCAACGGTCGGTTGATTCGTCCATCGACAGAGGCCCCTGTTGCCAAGGTGAATTTCGATTGGCCCGATATTGCTTCGGAAGCCCTTGCCCGGCGTCCAGAGCTTCGCCGTCAGAAATGGGTGATTAAGCAGAACGAACTAGAACTGCTGGCCAATCGCAACTTCCTAAAGCCCAATCTCGACGTGATCGCACGTTACCGCCAACGTGGTTTCGGTCCGCAATACTGGGACAACAATGGCATTCCCGGTCAACAAGGGGCAGTACAAAGCTTGACCGGTAACGACTTTGGCGAATACCAATTAGGTGTCGAATTCAACATGCCGATCGGCTTCCGTCGTGCTCATGCCGCCGTACGCAGCAGCGAACTAACCGTTGCCCGCTCGAAAGCGATCCTCGAAGAAGAGGAAAAGCAAGTCATGTATGGGCTCTCGAATGCCTACGCCGAAATCAAACGGGCGTACGAGGTGATGGAACTGCTCTTTAACCGGCGTGAAGCGGCTTTCGCCCAGGAAGCAACCGTACGAGCCGCCTACGATGCCGGCAAAGCTCCGATCGACTTGCTGCTGGAAGCTCAACGGCGGGTAATCGATTCAAGCACGTTGTTTAATCAAGCTCGCATCGACTATGCCCTGGCCATTAAGAACGTTCATTACGAAAAGGGTTCGCTGCTCGAATTCTATCAAATCACCATGGCGGAAGGGCCTTGGCCACAGAAAGCTTACAACGATGCGTTAACGCGAGACCTGCTCAAGCGACGAGCTCACAGCGATTACATCATCAACGAAGCCGTGATTGGGCAGCCTGAGAAAGTGACGGAAACGCTCGTTGCCAAACCCCATGCCGAGCCAATCGTCCCACCTTCCAAGACCATGCCAGAACTGCCCTCACCGGCGGAAGTCGATGCGGCTCCGATGATGCCTACCGGTAGCTTGCCCCTGCTGGACAACCCGCTACGTACCGTTTCTTCCCGGCCAGGGCCGGCAGATCAACCGTCAGACCCGATTGTTCCTACAGCTAACCCAGCCGCCGCTAAACCTGCTGCGCCCCTTCCTTCCATCGGACAGCTTGTTCCTCCTGGCAATGCAATTCCCCAGGGCTCACGGATTCAAACCAAGCAAGCCCAGCCAGGAGACAGCGTCTCGTTTGGAAACGAAAAATCTCGCGAGGCAATCTGGCTTCACTAA
- a CDS encoding DUF1570 domain-containing protein, whose product MIARTLLGLILALACVSQSYADLVLYQVPGTTLVFILQGRAKVNPGATVTFRHPTFGNLYMSASDVKIYKVPSVESLAVNKLSKAKSDGDLNGCLDAARNALKIGKLDLFYQACKAAWEIDPNDDRIKKLVELKRAIEKPVPIDPAQEKIMRDFTKNRADMKFMRSKHFLLLHDTSDKKDSRTRKTRAEERLELLETVYASFLMKFCLEGVELEVPDKLLMVVLFAEHSEYLQFVNLLGPDLASAAGFYHRIHNVAVFYDQGTDQSFELLNALNREIQHERDEIVRRKISGLADIIRFADTLNLLIEVKRENLDIEVVSHEATHQLAANTGLMPADSPIPVWVAEGLATYFESPKQAAWSGIGAVNAERLNWYRELAPIRKYSNIDFIVSDQIFTRSANNFTTLHAYGQSWALTHFLMEKHFDKLVLYYRELGKLPKASHAKPEELQKVFDKVFGSDKQALDGQWRAYMRSLKTDLERTLEEAL is encoded by the coding sequence ATGATTGCACGTACTCTCCTGGGTTTGATTCTTGCCTTGGCTTGCGTCTCGCAAAGCTACGCTGATCTTGTCCTTTATCAAGTCCCTGGCACAACGCTGGTCTTTATTCTGCAAGGCAGAGCGAAGGTTAACCCAGGCGCGACGGTAACGTTTCGGCATCCCACGTTCGGCAATCTCTATATGAGTGCCTCGGACGTGAAGATTTATAAGGTCCCTTCCGTCGAGTCGTTGGCTGTCAACAAACTTAGCAAGGCCAAGTCCGATGGCGACCTGAACGGCTGCCTCGATGCGGCACGCAACGCGTTGAAGATTGGTAAGCTCGATCTCTTCTACCAGGCCTGTAAAGCGGCTTGGGAAATTGATCCGAACGACGACCGAATCAAAAAGCTGGTCGAACTCAAACGGGCAATCGAAAAGCCGGTTCCCATCGATCCGGCTCAAGAAAAAATCATGCGTGACTTCACCAAGAACCGCGCCGATATGAAGTTCATGCGGAGCAAACACTTCCTTTTGCTGCACGATACCTCCGATAAGAAAGATAGCCGCACAAGGAAGACGCGTGCCGAGGAACGGTTAGAACTTCTCGAAACGGTGTATGCGAGCTTCCTAATGAAGTTTTGCCTGGAAGGGGTCGAACTTGAGGTGCCAGACAAACTGCTGATGGTCGTTTTGTTCGCCGAGCATAGCGAGTACCTGCAATTCGTTAATCTACTGGGGCCCGACTTGGCCTCCGCCGCTGGTTTCTACCACCGCATTCACAACGTGGCCGTTTTCTACGATCAAGGAACCGACCAGTCGTTCGAGCTTCTCAATGCGTTAAACCGAGAAATTCAACACGAGCGGGACGAGATCGTACGTCGTAAGATTTCTGGCTTGGCCGATATCATACGCTTCGCTGATACCTTAAACCTGTTGATTGAGGTGAAGCGAGAGAATCTCGATATCGAGGTGGTTAGCCACGAAGCTACGCATCAACTGGCAGCCAACACCGGTTTAATGCCAGCCGATTCTCCCATTCCCGTTTGGGTCGCGGAGGGACTCGCCACTTATTTTGAGTCGCCCAAGCAAGCCGCTTGGAGTGGCATCGGTGCGGTCAATGCCGAACGCTTGAACTGGTACCGAGAACTCGCCCCGATTCGAAAATACTCCAACATCGACTTCATCGTTTCCGATCAAATCTTTACCCGCTCGGCCAACAACTTCACCACGCTACACGCTTATGGCCAATCGTGGGCCCTGACTCATTTTCTGATGGAGAAACACTTCGACAAGCTAGTTCTGTACTACCGAGAACTCGGCAAGCTTCCCAAAGCCAGCCATGCCAAACCAGAGGAGCTTCAGAAGGTATTCGACAAAGTCTTCGGTAGCGACAAACAAGCCCTCGACGGCCAGTGGCGAGCCTACATGCGTTCGCTAAAAACAGACCTGGAAAGAACCCTAGAAGAAGCCTTGTAA
- a CDS encoding sulfatase family protein translates to MRRGLLSVVIFFGMSCSLFAADRPNFVWIMSEDNSVHFMKHFDPTGAPTPSIEALAAEGVTFENAFSNAPVCSVARTTLITSCYAPRIGTLFHRKSFIVPMPPGVKMFPAYLHNAGYYTSNNSKEDYNAIESKDVWDNSSRKASWRNRQEGQPFFHVQTITTTHESSLHFPESDVQNKPTKTDPQTVFVPPHHPQTETFRYTYARYHDRIQELDKQVGQLVDELKKDGLLETTFIFYFGDHGGVLPRSKGYAYDTGLHVPLVIRIPEKFREQVSEKPGSRSKAFVSFVDFGPTVLNLAGVKGARKIDGHACMGMGPQHLMETDESFGYADRFDEKYDMVRTLRKGKYRYVRNLQPFNFDGLMNNYRYKMAAYREWRQLYDESKLNEIQRVFFEPRPAEMLFDVEADPYETINLAGDVAHSDVLVEMRGRLDQYLTSMPDLGFFPESYLAEKAADNPVAFGQSHKREIAKLVEVANLERYPYVEVESQLKEALASDDPWQRYWGLIACTSHGKAALPLAKKIEAIASADPENLNRVRAAEFLAMAVGVNPVPVIKKALADAQTAIEANLILNTVVLLQDSKPGYTFDIKPQDVQHVSGDRGELNRRIEYLTGK, encoded by the coding sequence ATGCGACGTGGCCTCCTCAGTGTGGTGATCTTTTTCGGGATGAGTTGCTCGCTCTTCGCGGCTGATCGGCCGAATTTTGTTTGGATCATGTCCGAAGACAACTCGGTCCACTTTATGAAGCACTTCGACCCTACCGGGGCACCAACTCCCAGTATCGAAGCGTTGGCTGCAGAAGGAGTGACCTTCGAGAACGCGTTTTCTAATGCCCCGGTTTGTAGTGTTGCGCGAACAACATTAATCACTTCGTGCTATGCCCCACGCATCGGAACGCTGTTTCATCGCAAGAGCTTCATTGTGCCGATGCCGCCAGGAGTGAAGATGTTCCCGGCTTATTTGCACAATGCTGGTTACTATACCAGTAACAACTCGAAAGAAGATTACAACGCAATCGAGTCGAAGGACGTTTGGGATAATTCTTCGCGCAAGGCAAGTTGGCGGAATCGGCAGGAAGGGCAACCGTTCTTTCATGTGCAAACGATTACCACCACGCACGAAAGCTCGCTGCACTTCCCGGAAAGTGATGTTCAAAACAAGCCGACTAAAACCGATCCGCAAACGGTCTTTGTGCCGCCGCATCACCCTCAAACAGAAACATTCCGCTACACCTATGCTCGCTATCACGATCGAATTCAGGAACTCGACAAGCAAGTAGGGCAATTGGTCGACGAACTGAAGAAAGATGGCCTGCTGGAGACGACGTTCATCTTTTACTTTGGCGATCATGGTGGTGTCTTGCCACGTAGTAAAGGGTACGCCTACGATACCGGATTACATGTGCCGCTGGTGATTCGTATTCCCGAGAAGTTTCGTGAGCAGGTGTCCGAGAAGCCAGGGAGCCGCTCGAAGGCGTTTGTGAGCTTTGTCGATTTCGGCCCTACCGTTTTAAATTTGGCTGGCGTAAAGGGAGCGAGAAAAATTGATGGGCATGCGTGCATGGGAATGGGCCCGCAACATTTGATGGAAACGGATGAGTCGTTCGGATACGCCGACCGCTTTGACGAGAAGTACGATATGGTCCGTACGCTGCGGAAGGGAAAGTATCGCTATGTACGAAACCTACAACCGTTTAATTTCGATGGTTTGATGAACAACTATCGCTACAAAATGGCGGCCTATCGCGAGTGGCGACAGTTGTACGACGAATCAAAATTGAACGAGATACAGCGTGTGTTCTTCGAGCCACGACCGGCGGAGATGCTTTTTGATGTCGAAGCCGATCCCTATGAAACGATCAACCTGGCCGGCGACGTGGCGCATTCCGACGTGCTTGTCGAAATGCGAGGCCGTTTAGACCAGTACTTGACTAGCATGCCCGATTTGGGGTTCTTTCCTGAGAGTTATCTGGCTGAGAAAGCCGCTGACAACCCGGTTGCTTTTGGGCAAAGTCACAAGCGAGAAATTGCCAAGCTTGTAGAGGTTGCCAATTTGGAACGTTATCCTTACGTCGAGGTGGAATCGCAATTGAAAGAGGCCTTGGCCTCGGACGATCCCTGGCAGCGTTATTGGGGGCTGATTGCATGCACCTCGCATGGCAAAGCTGCGTTGCCATTGGCAAAAAAGATTGAAGCGATCGCCTCAGCCGATCCGGAGAACCTGAACCGGGTGAGAGCTGCCGAATTCTTGGCGATGGCGGTAGGAGTGAATCCGGTGCCAGTGATTAAAAAAGCTCTGGCCGACGCCCAAACGGCGATCGAAGCCAATCTAATTTTAAACACGGTTGTCTTGCTGCAAGATAGCAAGCCAGGCTATACCTTCGATATCAAGCCGCAGGACGTCCAGCACGTCTCTGGGGACCGGGGCGAATTGAATCGCCGGATAGAGTATCTGACAGGCAAATAA